The genomic DNA GGCGACTGGAGATGCCAGTCCTTGTTCATCACCGCCACGACCATCCAAGCGAAGGTCATCGTCACCACCAGGCAGGAGACGAACGTGGACGTGAACACCCAACGGTAAAGATAATTGCCCCCCGCCGCGACGAGCAACGCCGCCAGTGCACCGAACACGCCGAACGTGATCACGGGCATGTCCAGCGAGTCGGCCGCGGTCTGCAACACGCGATGACGAACCGTCAACGCGAACACCACGCTCAGCAGGTAGAACGCCACCGCGATCGCCGCCGCGACGCCTGCGTACTTACCCACGACGAACAGCGCCCGCGACACGGGCTTGCTGACCACAGTAAGCACCGTGCGGTTTTCCACTTCCTCGGAGAGCACGCTGGTCGCGGTGAACGCCGCCAGGAACAAACCGACCACGAACACCGTACTCAAACCCAGGTCGATCAGCAGCTTGTTGTCGCCGCCGCCGGTTTCGAGCGTGTACGCCGCCAGCGACGGATTCAGCACCAGGCCCAGCGAACCGAGCAGAATGAGAACCACGTAGATCGGCTGACGTATGGATTCGGTAAACGTGTTTTGCGCGATGGCGAGCAGTTGTGCAAACATGATGGCATCATACGTTGTGAAGGGCTTTCGAGTTCCGGGGGATTTGAAGATCGTTGAACGCGATATTGTGAAATAATCACCGGCCGTCGGCAACGCCCAGGCCAAACACCACACGGCCCGGGCCGTTAAGATAGCCGCTTTCCGTCGGCAATTGAAAGTCATCATTCGACTTGCATTCATAAGAGACCGTCCATGAGCCAGGATCAACAAACCTACAGTCGCGCCGCCAACGCAGCCCTGGTCGGCCTTCTCGCTCAGCTCACGCTGGCTATCGGCATGGCCCTGCTCGGCCTCTACGCCGACGCGCCCGCCCTGCACGCCGCCACGTGGTACCTGTTCGGCGGCCTGCCGATCTGGATCACCCTGCTCGTCCTCTATCACCAGCACCGCCTCGAACGCGTCGAGGCCCTCGAAGCCGAGCAGCTCGCCAAAGCCGACGCCCGCACCGCCGCCCTCTTCGAAGAAGCAGGCCAGCAACTCCAACTCGCCCGCAAGCGACTGGAAAACCTCTACCGCTTCGGCCTGCCCACCATCAGCGTCCTCATCGCCACCTACCTGCTCGCCGTCGGCGGCACGCTGCTCTATCTCAACATCCAGGCCTACCAGCGCGGCGAACTGTGGGCCACCGCCATGCGAAGTGACGCCAGCGCCAGCGGCGTCGCCCTCATCGCACTGGTCATCGGCTTCGCCGCCTTCCTCGTCGCCCGCTACGTCGCAGGCATGACGCAGGTCCGCGACTGGCAACTGCTCCGAGGCGGCGCTGCCTACCTCATGGGCAACGCCGTCGCCGCCATCGCCATCACCGCCGCCGGCGGGCTCGCCGTCTTCGGCGGACTCGGCGGCCTCGTCTGGCTCGCCATGATCGTGCCCGGCGTCATGCTCCTGCTCGGCACGGA from Phycisphaerales bacterium AB-hyl4 includes the following:
- a CDS encoding ABC-2 transporter permease, giving the protein MFAQLLAIAQNTFTESIRQPIYVVLILLGSLGLVLNPSLAAYTLETGGGDNKLLIDLGLSTVFVVGLFLAAFTATSVLSEEVENRTVLTVVSKPVSRALFVVGKYAGVAAAIAVAFYLLSVVFALTVRHRVLQTAADSLDMPVITFGVFGALAALLVAAGGNYLYRWVFTSTFVSCLVVTMTFAWMVVAVMNKDWHLQSPLTEFTIREGELTQVLVGLVLIFQAVLILTAIAIAASTRLGQIMTLLVCVGAFLLGLVSNSLSQWANYRLSLPLGLGPAESLAAIFAADASFGHQLLYAMAKVIYLIAPNLQFLWPADAISLGNPFTVEHIAIVSGYSALYIVAVLGVAVALFQTREVG